A portion of the Corticium candelabrum chromosome 5, ooCorCand1.1, whole genome shotgun sequence genome contains these proteins:
- the LOC134180465 gene encoding kelch-like protein 10 encodes MVDLVAYHDPEHANKSFLFMDKLRRSGTLCDVSLSVRCSDLWSPPRLFNAHKLVLVSSSSYFSSIFLDDASQYTLPICFDDIDPDAFESLLTFAYTSKVHITEENVHALFHAADLLRFDGVLGACFRFLKSRLCADNCLSLWTFARAHRCHDLTRSAFKMIETHFTDISKREEFLNLTSDQLVDIVTSDELCVTGEEEVYEPVIAWFKHDVDGRKEKLWTVMQHIKLNMLGGDFLMNVVEREMMIQEDANCLDQLIDALENLSKDTEGGPRMTRMGSLCWSGRRPTLTIEDITLAKGGRSLGFRVMGGVDRPSHVFRIGDKPGLFVLKIIPAGAAWNSSLRVGDRVLAVNGVDIQHSTHHEAVQLLSKQTDALTLTVRHEPPPPGLKEVNLLAKPGQGFGLSIRGGVNGYAGNPADPSDEGIFISQIIPGGAASQEVNLRVGMRILQVNSQSLLGATHVEARRAFQEVIDRLSLLICKGFDPMLAELHNLDAPYYDSDLTGSHTMLRYEAPETSEQLR; translated from the exons ATGGTTGATCTGGTAGCGTATCACGATCCCGAACATGCGAACAAGTCGTTCCTTTTCATGGACAAACTGCGACGCAGCGGAACGCTGTGCGACGTCTCACTGTCTGTTCGTTGTTCCGATTTGTGGTCGCCTCCACGTCTCTTCAACGCTCACAAGCTCGTTCTCGTGTCGAGCAGTTCGTACTTCAGTTCCATCTTCCTCGACGATGCGAGTCAGTACACGCTTCCCATCTGTTTCGACGATATCGATCCCGATGCGTTCGAGAGTCTCTTGACGTTCGCGTACACGTCGAAGGTTCACATTACAGAAGAGAACGTTCATGCTCTGTTTCATGCAGCAGACTTGCTTCGATTCGATGGTGTACTTGGCGCTTGCTTTCGCTTTCTCAAATCACGTTTGTGTGCGGACAACTGCCTGAGCTTGTGGACGTTCGCGAGAGCTCATCGGTGCCACGATTTGACTAGATCCGCTTTTAAGATGATAGAAACACACTTTACTGACATTTCTAAACGAGAGGAATTTCTCAATTTGACCTCAGACCAGCTGGTTGATATTGTAACGAGTGACGAGTTGTGCGTGACGGGAGAGGAAGAAGTTTATGAGCCTGTCATTGCTTGGTTCAAACACGATGTGGATGGCAGAAAGGAAAAATTATGGACGGTCATGCAGCACATAAAACTCAATATGTTAGGAGGTGATTTTTTAATGAATGTTGTCGAAAGGGAAATGATGATACAAGAAGATGCAAACTGTTTGGATCAATTAATTGATGCTTTGGAGAATTTGTCGAAGGATACGGAAGGTGGGCCACGTATGACAAGAATGGGTAGTTTATGTTGGAGTGGAAGAAGGCCAACACTGACAATTGAAGATATTACCTTGGCGAAAGGAGGGCGATCATTGGGTTTTAGAGTAATGGGTGGTGTGGATCGGCCTAGTCATGTGTTTCGCATTGGAGATAAACCTGGACTGTTTGTACTGAAG ATCATACCTGCAGGAGCTGCGTGGAACTCATCTCTACGAGTTGGAGATCGAGTTCTAGCT GTGAATGGCGTCGATATACAACATTCTACTCATCATGAGGCAGTTCAGCTTctcagcaaacaaactgatgCACTCACCCTAACTGTAAGGCATGAGCCACCACCACCTGGACTCAAA GAAGTAAACCTTCTGGCAAAACCAGGCCAGGGATTTGGTTTGAGTATTCGTGGTGGAGTGAATGGTTATGCTGGAAATCCAGCAGATCCAAGTGACGAAGGAATATTTATATCACAGATAATACCTGGTGGAGCCGCCTCACAAGAGGTGAACTTGCGTGTGGGAATGAGAATTCTACAG gtgAATTCTCAGAGTTTGCTTGGTGCTACCCATGTAGAAGCTCGCCGGGCTTTCCAAGAGGTGATCGACAGACTCAGTTTGCTGATCTGTAAAGGATTTGATCCCATGCTAGCTGAGCTGCACAACTTGGATGCACCATACTACGACTCTGACCTTACAGGATCCCATACAATGCTACGTTACGAGGCTCCAGAAACAAGTGAACAATTGAGATGA
- the LOC134180466 gene encoding ADP-ribose glycohydrolase MACROD2-like isoform X2, translating into MTWTHGRSTRERGDITHLEINGIVNAANRSLLGGGGVDGCIHRAAGNSLLDECRTLGGCSTGSAKVTSGHRLPAKYILHAVGPVGEQETKLGNCYQTCLSLALEHKIRSLAFCCISTGIYGYPNRNAANVALRTVRSWLDESENANKMDQIIFCTFLPIDVRIYEELMPSYFPDDLEAARTYSSCELDTQESDTLSDDESLPSKKERKDRGSTAAVTSNDNDTDEYDNTDTHSPERHQDAQDLAKESKAESEKPIEYFLRSVSAPAAIEQSNGKESVCVEGSPQGETNMLVSSEQQKTETAGANEETVTTASGDHLTGEENPTENVNTGEEATTESLVDEHEQQEEITTACTN; encoded by the exons ATGACGTGGACACATGGGCGGTCTACAAGAGAGaga GGTGATATCACTCATTTGGAGATCAATGGAATTGTTAATGCTGCCAACAGAAGTCTTCttggaggaggaggag TGGATGGCTGCATTCACCGAGCTGCTGGTAACAGTTTATTGGATGAATGTAGAACGTTAGGTGGCTGTTCAACTGGTTCGGCTAAAGTGACTTCAG GGCATCGGCTACCTGCGaaat ATATCTTGCATGCTGTTGGACCTGTTGGAGAGCAGGAGACGAAGCTTGGCAACTGTTACCAAACTTGTTTATCACTTGCTCTTGAACATAAAATCAGATCATTG GCTTTTTGTTGCATTTCTACTGGAATTTATG GCTATCCTAATCGAAATGCTGCAAATGTGGCCTTACGTACGGTGAGGAGTTGGCTAGATGAATCAGAGAATGCAAACAAG ATGGATCAAATAATATTTTGCACATTTCTTCCGATTGATGTCAGAATATATGAAGAACTGATGCCAAGTTATTTTCCAGATGATTTAGAAGCTGCACGAACGTATAGTAGTTGTGAACTTGATACACAAGAATCTGATACTTTATCAGATGATGAATCTTTGCCgtcaaagaaagaaagaaaagatAGAGGCTCCACAGCTGCTGTCACATCTAATGATAATGACACAGATGAGTATGACAACACAGATACTCATAGTCCAGAAAGACATCAAGATGCTCAAGACCTTGCCAAAGAAAGCAAAGCAGAAAGTG AGAAACCGATAGAATATTTTCTGCGATCAGTTTCTGCACCTGCTGCCATAGAGCAATCAAATGGCAAGGAGTCGGTTTGTGTTGAGGGATCACCTCAAGGCGAGACTAATATGTTAGTCAGCAGTGAACAACAGAAAACTGAAACTGCAGGTGCAAATGAAGAAACAGTGACAACCGCTAGCGGCGACCATTTGACGGGTGAAGAAAATCCAACTGAAAATGTGAACACTGGCGAAGAAGCAACTACCGAAtctttagttgatgaacatgAACAGCAAGAAGAGATAACTACAGCTTGTACAAACTGA
- the LOC134180466 gene encoding ADP-ribose glycohydrolase MACROD1-like isoform X1: MASKFRRSLSLGQGLRKDRQYWLSLSLEEKRKVYRCGEHYVTLDDVDTWAVYKREKRLVSKWKPQYSVNKDLNSKVSLWQGDITHLEINGIVNAANRSLLGGGGVDGCIHRAAGNSLLDECRTLGGCSTGSAKVTSGHRLPAKYILHAVGPVGEQETKLGNCYQTCLSLALEHKIRSLAFCCISTGIYGYPNRNAANVALRTVRSWLDESENANKMDQIIFCTFLPIDVRIYEELMPSYFPDDLEAARTYSSCELDTQESDTLSDDESLPSKKERKDRGSTAAVTSNDNDTDEYDNTDTHSPERHQDAQDLAKESKAESEKPIEYFLRSVSAPAAIEQSNGKESVCVEGSPQGETNMLVSSEQQKTETAGANEETVTTASGDHLTGEENPTENVNTGEEATTESLVDEHEQQEEITTACTN; encoded by the exons ATGGCGAGCAAATTTAGGCGGTCTTTGTCATTGGGGCAGGGGCTTCGCAAAG ATCGGCAATATTGGTTGTCTCTGAGTTTGGAGGAGAAGCGGAAGGTCTACAGATGTGGTGAACATTACGTAACACTTGATGACGTGGACACATGGGCGGTCTACAAGAGAGaga AGCGTCTTGTTTCTAAATGGAAACCTCAGTATAGTGTCAACAAGGACTTGAACAGTAAAGTGTCTTTATGGCAGGGTGATATCACTCATTTGGAGATCAATGGAATTGTTAATGCTGCCAACAGAAGTCTTCttggaggaggaggag TGGATGGCTGCATTCACCGAGCTGCTGGTAACAGTTTATTGGATGAATGTAGAACGTTAGGTGGCTGTTCAACTGGTTCGGCTAAAGTGACTTCAG GGCATCGGCTACCTGCGaaat ATATCTTGCATGCTGTTGGACCTGTTGGAGAGCAGGAGACGAAGCTTGGCAACTGTTACCAAACTTGTTTATCACTTGCTCTTGAACATAAAATCAGATCATTG GCTTTTTGTTGCATTTCTACTGGAATTTATG GCTATCCTAATCGAAATGCTGCAAATGTGGCCTTACGTACGGTGAGGAGTTGGCTAGATGAATCAGAGAATGCAAACAAG ATGGATCAAATAATATTTTGCACATTTCTTCCGATTGATGTCAGAATATATGAAGAACTGATGCCAAGTTATTTTCCAGATGATTTAGAAGCTGCACGAACGTATAGTAGTTGTGAACTTGATACACAAGAATCTGATACTTTATCAGATGATGAATCTTTGCCgtcaaagaaagaaagaaaagatAGAGGCTCCACAGCTGCTGTCACATCTAATGATAATGACACAGATGAGTATGACAACACAGATACTCATAGTCCAGAAAGACATCAAGATGCTCAAGACCTTGCCAAAGAAAGCAAAGCAGAAAGTG AGAAACCGATAGAATATTTTCTGCGATCAGTTTCTGCACCTGCTGCCATAGAGCAATCAAATGGCAAGGAGTCGGTTTGTGTTGAGGGATCACCTCAAGGCGAGACTAATATGTTAGTCAGCAGTGAACAACAGAAAACTGAAACTGCAGGTGCAAATGAAGAAACAGTGACAACCGCTAGCGGCGACCATTTGACGGGTGAAGAAAATCCAACTGAAAATGTGAACACTGGCGAAGAAGCAACTACCGAAtctttagttgatgaacatgAACAGCAAGAAGAGATAACTACAGCTTGTACAAACTGA